In Dryobates pubescens isolate bDryPub1 chromosome 26, bDryPub1.pri, whole genome shotgun sequence, a single window of DNA contains:
- the ANGPT4 gene encoding angiopoietin-4 isoform X1 has product MRALSLGLVALTCATTALCAAGAQRRALEGGNRRRYHRVQHGHCSYTFVLPEADPPPCQPVPAVPGPANALLQRDSPLGTAHAGHGAAQRLRHLERILENSTQWLLKLESYIQSSRRPGLAELRQTAVRNQTASMLQLSSSLLNHSAEQSRKLTHVEAQVLNQTLRIEMQLQENSLSTTKLEKQLQLQTNEIHKLQSRNNILEVRVLEMETKHQAELAGARSEKEKLQRLVSRQSGTIEELEKSLLATSANSSLLQRQQLQLLESVQSLVQSLVAQGRAQLPRQEQLFQDCAEVLRAGIHSSGVYTLHIANLSEPKRAYCDMETERGGWTVIQLRANGSLSFQRSWREYKQGFGDAAGEHWLGNEAVHLLTSRAPYALRVELQDWEGTQVYAHYGKFQLGSEKQLYRLSLQDYSGTAGQQSGMALQGTHFSTRDADNDNCLCKCAQMLSGGWWFDACGLSNLNGIYYPARHNARKLNGIRWHHFQGPSYSLKGTRMLIRPASF; this is encoded by the exons ATGCGGGCACTCAGCCTCGGCCTGGTGGCCCTGACCTGTGCCACGACCGCTCTGTGCGCTGCCGGAGCCCAGCGCCGGGCGCTCGAGGGGGGCAACCGCCGGCGATACCACCGGGTGCAGCACGGCCACTGCAGCTACACCTTCGTGCTGCCCGAAGCCGACCCACCGCCGTGCCAACCCGTGCCCGCCGTGCCCGGCCCTGCCAACGCGCTGCTGCAGCGGGACTCGCCGCTTGGCACCGCTCACGCCGGCCACGGGGCCGCCCAGCGCCTGCGGCACCTGGAGAGGATCCTGGAGAACAGCACCCAGTGGCTGCTGAAG ctggagagctacatccagagcagcaggaggcctgGGCTGGCGGAGCTGCGGCAGACGGCGGTGCGGAACCAGACAGCCtccatgctgcagctcagcagctccctgctcaacCACAGCGCCGAGCAGAGCCGCAAGCTCACCCACGTGGAGGCACAG GTGCTGAACCAGACGCTGCGCATCGagatgcagctgcaggagaactCCCTGTCCACCACcaagctggagaagcagctgcagctgcagaccaACGAGATCcacaagctgcagagcaggaacaa CATCCTGgaggtgagggtgctggagatgGAGACGAAGCACCAGGCGGAGCTGGCAGGGGCCCGCTCGgagaaggagaagctgcagcGCCTGGTGAGCAGGCAAAGTGGCaccattgaggagctggagaagtcACTGCTGGCCACCAGtgccaacagcagcctgctccagcgccagcagctccagctcctggagtCAGTGCAGAGCCTGGTGCAGAGCCTGGtcgcccagggcagag cccagctgcccaggcaggagcagctcttccaGGACTGTGCTGAGGTTCTGCGGGCAGGCATCCATTCCAGCGGGGTCTACACCCTCCACATTGCCAACCTCAGCGAGCCCAAGAGG gcgtACTGTGACATGGAGACGGAGCGCGGGGGCTGGACGGTGATCCAGCTGCGTGCCAACGgcagcctcagcttccagcGGAGCTGGAGGGAGTACAAGCAG GGCTTTGGGGACgcagctggggagcactggCTGGGCAATGAGGCTGTGCACCTCCTGACCAGCCGGGCACCCTACGCCCTGCGAGTCGAGCTGCAGGACTGGGAGGGCACCCAGGTCTATGCCCACTATGGGAAGTTCCAGCTGGGAAGCGAGAAGCAGCTTTACAG GCTGTCACTACAGGACTacagtggcacagctgggcagcagagcgGCATGGCACTGCAGGGCACCCACTTCAGCACCCGCGACGCCGACAACGACAACTGCCTCTGCAAGTGTGCCCAGATGCTGTCGGGAG GCTGGTGGTTCGATGCCTGTGGGCTCTCCAACCTGAATGGGATCTACTACCCTGCCCGGCACAACGCCCGCAAGCTCAATGGCATCCGCTGGCACCACTTCCAGGGGCCCAGCTACTCCCTGAAGGGCACCCGCATGCTGATACGGCCTGCCAGCTTCTag
- the ANGPT4 gene encoding angiopoietin-4 isoform X3 gives METKHQAELAGARSEKEKLQRLVSRQSGTIEELEKSLLATSANSSLLQRQQLQLLESVQSLVQSLVAQGRAQLPRQEQLFQDCAEVLRAGIHSSGVYTLHIANLSEPKRAYCDMETERGGWTVIQLRANGSLSFQRSWREYKQGFGDAAGEHWLGNEAVHLLTSRAPYALRVELQDWEGTQVYAHYGKFQLGSEKQLYRLSLQDYSGTAGQQSGMALQGTHFSTRDADNDNCLCKCAQMLSGGWWFDACGLSNLNGIYYPARHNARKLNGIRWHHFQGPSYSLKGTRMLIRPASF, from the exons atgGAGACGAAGCACCAGGCGGAGCTGGCAGGGGCCCGCTCGgagaaggagaagctgcagcGCCTGGTGAGCAGGCAAAGTGGCaccattgaggagctggagaagtcACTGCTGGCCACCAGtgccaacagcagcctgctccagcgccagcagctccagctcctggagtCAGTGCAGAGCCTGGTGCAGAGCCTGGtcgcccagggcagag cccagctgcccaggcaggagcagctcttccaGGACTGTGCTGAGGTTCTGCGGGCAGGCATCCATTCCAGCGGGGTCTACACCCTCCACATTGCCAACCTCAGCGAGCCCAAGAGG gcgtACTGTGACATGGAGACGGAGCGCGGGGGCTGGACGGTGATCCAGCTGCGTGCCAACGgcagcctcagcttccagcGGAGCTGGAGGGAGTACAAGCAG GGCTTTGGGGACgcagctggggagcactggCTGGGCAATGAGGCTGTGCACCTCCTGACCAGCCGGGCACCCTACGCCCTGCGAGTCGAGCTGCAGGACTGGGAGGGCACCCAGGTCTATGCCCACTATGGGAAGTTCCAGCTGGGAAGCGAGAAGCAGCTTTACAG GCTGTCACTACAGGACTacagtggcacagctgggcagcagagcgGCATGGCACTGCAGGGCACCCACTTCAGCACCCGCGACGCCGACAACGACAACTGCCTCTGCAAGTGTGCCCAGATGCTGTCGGGAG GCTGGTGGTTCGATGCCTGTGGGCTCTCCAACCTGAATGGGATCTACTACCCTGCCCGGCACAACGCCCGCAAGCTCAATGGCATCCGCTGGCACCACTTCCAGGGGCCCAGCTACTCCCTGAAGGGCACCCGCATGCTGATACGGCCTGCCAGCTTCTag
- the ANGPT4 gene encoding angiopoietin-4 isoform X2 — translation MRALSLGLVALTCATTALCAAGAQRRALEGGNRRRYHRVQHGHCSYTFVLPEADPPPCQPVPAVPGPANALLQRDSPLGTAHAGHGAAQRLRHLERILENSTQWLLKLESYIQSSRRPGLAELRQTAVRNQTASMLQLSSSLLNHSAEQSRKLTHVEAQVLNQTLRIEMQLQENSLSTTKLEKQLQLQTNEIHKLQSRNNILEVRVLEMETKHQAELAGARSEKEKLQRLVSRQSGTIEELEKSLLATSANSSLLQRQQLQLLESVQSLVQSLVAQGRAQLPRQEQLFQDCAEVLRAGIHSSGVYTLHIANLSEPKRAYCDMETERGGWTVIQLRANGSLSFQRSWREYKQGFGDAAGEHWLGNEAVHLLTSRAPYALRVELQDWEGTQVYAHYGKFQLGSEKQLYRLLC, via the exons ATGCGGGCACTCAGCCTCGGCCTGGTGGCCCTGACCTGTGCCACGACCGCTCTGTGCGCTGCCGGAGCCCAGCGCCGGGCGCTCGAGGGGGGCAACCGCCGGCGATACCACCGGGTGCAGCACGGCCACTGCAGCTACACCTTCGTGCTGCCCGAAGCCGACCCACCGCCGTGCCAACCCGTGCCCGCCGTGCCCGGCCCTGCCAACGCGCTGCTGCAGCGGGACTCGCCGCTTGGCACCGCTCACGCCGGCCACGGGGCCGCCCAGCGCCTGCGGCACCTGGAGAGGATCCTGGAGAACAGCACCCAGTGGCTGCTGAAG ctggagagctacatccagagcagcaggaggcctgGGCTGGCGGAGCTGCGGCAGACGGCGGTGCGGAACCAGACAGCCtccatgctgcagctcagcagctccctgctcaacCACAGCGCCGAGCAGAGCCGCAAGCTCACCCACGTGGAGGCACAG GTGCTGAACCAGACGCTGCGCATCGagatgcagctgcaggagaactCCCTGTCCACCACcaagctggagaagcagctgcagctgcagaccaACGAGATCcacaagctgcagagcaggaacaa CATCCTGgaggtgagggtgctggagatgGAGACGAAGCACCAGGCGGAGCTGGCAGGGGCCCGCTCGgagaaggagaagctgcagcGCCTGGTGAGCAGGCAAAGTGGCaccattgaggagctggagaagtcACTGCTGGCCACCAGtgccaacagcagcctgctccagcgccagcagctccagctcctggagtCAGTGCAGAGCCTGGTGCAGAGCCTGGtcgcccagggcagag cccagctgcccaggcaggagcagctcttccaGGACTGTGCTGAGGTTCTGCGGGCAGGCATCCATTCCAGCGGGGTCTACACCCTCCACATTGCCAACCTCAGCGAGCCCAAGAGG gcgtACTGTGACATGGAGACGGAGCGCGGGGGCTGGACGGTGATCCAGCTGCGTGCCAACGgcagcctcagcttccagcGGAGCTGGAGGGAGTACAAGCAG GGCTTTGGGGACgcagctggggagcactggCTGGGCAATGAGGCTGTGCACCTCCTGACCAGCCGGGCACCCTACGCCCTGCGAGTCGAGCTGCAGGACTGGGAGGGCACCCAGGTCTATGCCCACTATGGGAAGTTCCAGCTGGGAAGCGAGAAGCAGCTTTACAG gctgctgtgctga
- the RSPO4 gene encoding R-spondin-4, with protein MQWIILMLLLFISSMDMLPQHRGKKQASSGLLENCTGCVLCSEDNGCISCHHRLFLLIRRDGIRQAGVCVHTCPPGYFGLRGMEVNRCTKCRSPSCESCFSRDFCMKCKEKFYLHKGQCFRQCPPSTAAQPGTRECQETCEPGPWSPWSPCTHEGRTCGCKWGVETRVREVAAAPREEGTPCPALLETRKCRMRKHCPGDKSEPKTKGKKRQKKPKTEPPHVGT; from the exons aTGCAGTGGATAATTCTCATGTTGCTGCTATTCATCAGCTCCATGGACATGCTCCCGCAGCACCGAGGCAAGAAGCAAG cgagctctgggctgctggagaaCTGCACCGGCTGCGTGCTGTGCTCCGAGGACAACGGCTGCATCTCCTGCCACCACCGCCTCTTCCTGCTCATCCGCAGGGACGGCATCCGCCAGGCCGGGGTCTGCGTCCACACCTGCCCCCCAGGCTACTTCGGCCTCAGGGGCATGGAGGTCAACAGGTGCACAA AGTGCAGGTCGCCCAGCTGCgagagctgcttcagcagagaCTTCTGCATGAAGTGCAAGGAGAAGTTCTACCTGCACAAGGGACAATGCTTCCGGcagtgcccccccagcaccgcggcacagcctggcacccgcGAGTGCCAAG AGACCTGCGAGCCGGGGCCGTGGAGCCCGTGGAGCCCCTGCACCCACGAGGGACGGACCTGTGGCTGCAAGTGGGGCGTGGAGACGAGGGTCCGGGAGGTAGCAGCGGCCCCCCGGGAGGAGGGCACCCCCTGCCCCGCGCTGCTGGAGACCAGGAAATGCCGCATGAGGAAGCACTGCCCGGGAG aCAAAAGTGAGCCCAAAACTAAAGGCAAAAAGAGGCAGAAGAAGCCAAAGACAGAGCCACCACACGTGGGCACTTAG